The following are encoded in a window of Oncorhynchus keta strain PuntledgeMale-10-30-2019 chromosome 10, Oket_V2, whole genome shotgun sequence genomic DNA:
- the LOC118389077 gene encoding 5-hydroxytryptamine receptor 3A-like isoform X2 yields the protein MLDPSITALQSVEGEYSMSVILGRKLKRLVSSGALASPMKGSPGVCFFTPKEMVKRPDQMYYLTNGTVSPERVCSYQDVLDHLNLTRGNDVFTSTRPVLDHTHPTMVHLDVYLYAILAVIEKSQTFVPFIWIQLTWNNERIWWDPSQFCGISRISVPKEMLWIPDLLIYEMIEKDDGPHSPYLYVSHDGIVLIEDEMKVVSTCKMDVHKFPFDTQRCNITFSSAIHIVTDIQLIPFSNSSRVTQASREVMQTQGEWEFLDMTVSRGKLILDREWDQISYTITMARRPLLHVINFLLPILFFLCLDLASFLISDQRGEKLGFKVTVLLAISVLLLILNDILPSMSNRTPLIATYCIVIFSFMLLSLLETILVTHLMERDSVHQETEEERRRGCCACICDVSGRKAPCEPLPVAEEVICSEQGESRLLLLILGDLRAVERTLALFASGRREGKPGYWTRVARHLNVAFFTIYLISVMLFISFMCKEWLN from the exons ATGTTGGATCCGTCAATTACGGCGCTTCAGTCAGTCGAGGGAGAATACAGTATGTCAGTGATCCTAGGCAGGAAATTGAAAAGGCTTGTGAGTTCAGGTGCACTTGCAAGTCCAATGAAGGGAAGCCCTGGTGTTTGCTTTTTTACCCCCAAGGAGATGGTCAAGAGACCTGACCAGATGTATTATCTCACCAATG GTACGGTGTCACCTGAGAGGGTGTGTAGTTATCAGGATGTTCTGGACCACCTGAACCTGACCAGAGGAAACGATGTGTTCACCTCCACGCGGCCCGTGCTCgaccacacacacccaaccatggTGCACCTGGATGTCTACCTATACGCTATCCTCGccgtg atTGAGAAGTCCCAGACCTTTGTTCCCTTCATCTGGATACAACTG acctGGAATAATGAGCGGATCTGGTGGGATCCTAGTCAGTTCTGTGGAATATCCAGGATCTCCGTTCCCAAAGAGATGTTGTGGATACCAGACCTCTTAATCTATGAGAT GATAGAGAAGGACGATGGCCCTCACAGCCCATACCTGTATGTGTCCCATGATGGGATCGTCTTAATAGAGGACGAAATGAAGGTGGTTAGCACCTGTAAGATGGACGTCCACAAGTTCCCCTTTGACACACAGAGATGTAACATCACATTTAGCTCCGCCATACACATCG tgACAGATATACAGCTCATTCCTTTCTCTAACTCGTCCCGGGTCACCCAGGCTTCTCGTGAAGTCATGCAAACGCAGGGAGAGTGGGAGTTCCTGGACATGACTGTCTCCAGGGGCAAACTAATCTTAGATCGCGAGTGGGACCAGATCTCATACACT ATCACCATGGCGAGGAGGCCCCTCCTCCACGTCATCAATTTCCTGCTTCCCATCCTGTTCTTTCTGTGTCTGGACCTGGCCTCCTTCCTGATCTCAGACCAGCGGGGGGAGAAACTAGGCTTTAAGGTCACCGTGCTGCTGGCCATCTCTGTTTTGCTGCTCATCCTCAATGACATACTGCCCTCCATGTCAAACAGGACCCCTCTCATAG CGACCTACTGTATAGTGATCTTTTCCTTCATGTTGCTAAGCCTGTTGGAGACCATCTTAGTGACTCACCTGATGGAGAGAGATTCCGTACACCAAGAGACAG aggaggagaggaggcgtgGTTGCTGTGCCTGTATCTGTGATGTGTCTGGAAGAAAAGCTCCATGTGAACCATTGCCTGTTGCAGAAGAG GTCATCTGTAGCGAGCAAGGAGAGTCTCGCCTGCTGCTGTTGATTCTGGGGGACCTACGGGCGGTTGAGCGGACATTAGCGTTGTTCGCCAGTGGCAGGAGGGAGGGGAAACCTGGCTATTGGACCAGAGTGGCACGGCACCTCAACGTCGCCTTCTTCACCATCTACCTCATCTCTGTCATGCTCTTCATTAGCTTTATGTGTAAGGAGTGGTTAAATTAG
- the LOC118389077 gene encoding 5-hydroxytryptamine receptor 3A-like isoform X1, which translates to MLDPSITALQSVEGEYSMSVILGRKLKRLVSSGALASPMKGSPGVCFFTPKEMVKRPDQMYYLTNGTVSPERVCSYQDVLDHLNLTRGNDVFTSTRPVLDHTHPTMVHLDVYLYAILAVIEKSQTFVPFIWIQLTWNNERIWWDPSQFCGISRISVPKEMLWIPDLLIYEMIEKDDGPHSPYLYVSHDGIVLIEDEMKVVSTCKMDVHKFPFDTQRCNITFSSAIHIVTDIQLIPFSNSSRVTQASREVMQTQGEWEFLDMTVSRGKLILDREWDQISYTITMARRPLLHVINFLLPILFFLCLDLASFLISDQRGEKLGFKVTVLLAISVLLLILNDILPSMSNRTPLIATYCIVIFSFMLLSLLETILVTHLMERDSVHQETGIDRAPAYDCDNKPDHTPCHTCDSEEERRRGCCACICDVSGRKAPCEPLPVAEEVICSEQGESRLLLLILGDLRAVERTLALFASGRREGKPGYWTRVARHLNVAFFTIYLISVMLFISFMCKEWLN; encoded by the exons ATGTTGGATCCGTCAATTACGGCGCTTCAGTCAGTCGAGGGAGAATACAGTATGTCAGTGATCCTAGGCAGGAAATTGAAAAGGCTTGTGAGTTCAGGTGCACTTGCAAGTCCAATGAAGGGAAGCCCTGGTGTTTGCTTTTTTACCCCCAAGGAGATGGTCAAGAGACCTGACCAGATGTATTATCTCACCAATG GTACGGTGTCACCTGAGAGGGTGTGTAGTTATCAGGATGTTCTGGACCACCTGAACCTGACCAGAGGAAACGATGTGTTCACCTCCACGCGGCCCGTGCTCgaccacacacacccaaccatggTGCACCTGGATGTCTACCTATACGCTATCCTCGccgtg atTGAGAAGTCCCAGACCTTTGTTCCCTTCATCTGGATACAACTG acctGGAATAATGAGCGGATCTGGTGGGATCCTAGTCAGTTCTGTGGAATATCCAGGATCTCCGTTCCCAAAGAGATGTTGTGGATACCAGACCTCTTAATCTATGAGAT GATAGAGAAGGACGATGGCCCTCACAGCCCATACCTGTATGTGTCCCATGATGGGATCGTCTTAATAGAGGACGAAATGAAGGTGGTTAGCACCTGTAAGATGGACGTCCACAAGTTCCCCTTTGACACACAGAGATGTAACATCACATTTAGCTCCGCCATACACATCG tgACAGATATACAGCTCATTCCTTTCTCTAACTCGTCCCGGGTCACCCAGGCTTCTCGTGAAGTCATGCAAACGCAGGGAGAGTGGGAGTTCCTGGACATGACTGTCTCCAGGGGCAAACTAATCTTAGATCGCGAGTGGGACCAGATCTCATACACT ATCACCATGGCGAGGAGGCCCCTCCTCCACGTCATCAATTTCCTGCTTCCCATCCTGTTCTTTCTGTGTCTGGACCTGGCCTCCTTCCTGATCTCAGACCAGCGGGGGGAGAAACTAGGCTTTAAGGTCACCGTGCTGCTGGCCATCTCTGTTTTGCTGCTCATCCTCAATGACATACTGCCCTCCATGTCAAACAGGACCCCTCTCATAG CGACCTACTGTATAGTGATCTTTTCCTTCATGTTGCTAAGCCTGTTGGAGACCATCTTAGTGACTCACCTGATGGAGAGAGATTCCGTACACCAAGAGACAGGTATAGACCGCGCCCCCGCATATGACTGTGACAACAAACCAGACCACACCCCCTGTCACACCTGTGACTCAG aggaggagaggaggcgtgGTTGCTGTGCCTGTATCTGTGATGTGTCTGGAAGAAAAGCTCCATGTGAACCATTGCCTGTTGCAGAAGAG GTCATCTGTAGCGAGCAAGGAGAGTCTCGCCTGCTGCTGTTGATTCTGGGGGACCTACGGGCGGTTGAGCGGACATTAGCGTTGTTCGCCAGTGGCAGGAGGGAGGGGAAACCTGGCTATTGGACCAGAGTGGCACGGCACCTCAACGTCGCCTTCTTCACCATCTACCTCATCTCTGTCATGCTCTTCATTAGCTTTATGTGTAAGGAGTGGTTAAATTAG
- the LOC118389077 gene encoding 5-hydroxytryptamine receptor 3A-like isoform X5: MVHLDVYLYAILAVIEKSQTFVPFIWIQLTWNNERIWWDPSQFCGISRISVPKEMLWIPDLLIYEMIEKDDGPHSPYLYVSHDGIVLIEDEMKVVSTCKMDVHKFPFDTQRCNITFSSAIHIVTDIQLIPFSNSSRVTQASREVMQTQGEWEFLDMTVSRGKLILDREWDQISYTITMARRPLLHVINFLLPILFFLCLDLASFLISDQRGEKLGFKVTVLLAISVLLLILNDILPSMSNRTPLIATYCIVIFSFMLLSLLETILVTHLMERDSVHQETGIDRAPAYDCDNKPDHTPCHTCDSEEERRRGCCACICDVSGRKAPCEPLPVAEEVICSEQGESRLLLLILGDLRAVERTLALFASGRREGKPGYWTRVARHLNVAFFTIYLISVMLFISFMCKEWLN, encoded by the exons atggTGCACCTGGATGTCTACCTATACGCTATCCTCGccgtg atTGAGAAGTCCCAGACCTTTGTTCCCTTCATCTGGATACAACTG acctGGAATAATGAGCGGATCTGGTGGGATCCTAGTCAGTTCTGTGGAATATCCAGGATCTCCGTTCCCAAAGAGATGTTGTGGATACCAGACCTCTTAATCTATGAGAT GATAGAGAAGGACGATGGCCCTCACAGCCCATACCTGTATGTGTCCCATGATGGGATCGTCTTAATAGAGGACGAAATGAAGGTGGTTAGCACCTGTAAGATGGACGTCCACAAGTTCCCCTTTGACACACAGAGATGTAACATCACATTTAGCTCCGCCATACACATCG tgACAGATATACAGCTCATTCCTTTCTCTAACTCGTCCCGGGTCACCCAGGCTTCTCGTGAAGTCATGCAAACGCAGGGAGAGTGGGAGTTCCTGGACATGACTGTCTCCAGGGGCAAACTAATCTTAGATCGCGAGTGGGACCAGATCTCATACACT ATCACCATGGCGAGGAGGCCCCTCCTCCACGTCATCAATTTCCTGCTTCCCATCCTGTTCTTTCTGTGTCTGGACCTGGCCTCCTTCCTGATCTCAGACCAGCGGGGGGAGAAACTAGGCTTTAAGGTCACCGTGCTGCTGGCCATCTCTGTTTTGCTGCTCATCCTCAATGACATACTGCCCTCCATGTCAAACAGGACCCCTCTCATAG CGACCTACTGTATAGTGATCTTTTCCTTCATGTTGCTAAGCCTGTTGGAGACCATCTTAGTGACTCACCTGATGGAGAGAGATTCCGTACACCAAGAGACAGGTATAGACCGCGCCCCCGCATATGACTGTGACAACAAACCAGACCACACCCCCTGTCACACCTGTGACTCAG aggaggagaggaggcgtgGTTGCTGTGCCTGTATCTGTGATGTGTCTGGAAGAAAAGCTCCATGTGAACCATTGCCTGTTGCAGAAGAG GTCATCTGTAGCGAGCAAGGAGAGTCTCGCCTGCTGCTGTTGATTCTGGGGGACCTACGGGCGGTTGAGCGGACATTAGCGTTGTTCGCCAGTGGCAGGAGGGAGGGGAAACCTGGCTATTGGACCAGAGTGGCACGGCACCTCAACGTCGCCTTCTTCACCATCTACCTCATCTCTGTCATGCTCTTCATTAGCTTTATGTGTAAGGAGTGGTTAAATTAG
- the LOC118389077 gene encoding 5-hydroxytryptamine receptor 3A-like isoform X3 — translation MAGVMLWVTLLHLLFLSGTVSPERVCSYQDVLDHLNLTRGNDVFTSTRPVLDHTHPTMVHLDVYLYAILAVIEKSQTFVPFIWIQLTWNNERIWWDPSQFCGISRISVPKEMLWIPDLLIYEMIEKDDGPHSPYLYVSHDGIVLIEDEMKVVSTCKMDVHKFPFDTQRCNITFSSAIHIVTDIQLIPFSNSSRVTQASREVMQTQGEWEFLDMTVSRGKLILDREWDQISYTITMARRPLLHVINFLLPILFFLCLDLASFLISDQRGEKLGFKVTVLLAISVLLLILNDILPSMSNRTPLIATYCIVIFSFMLLSLLETILVTHLMERDSVHQETGIDRAPAYDCDNKPDHTPCHTCDSEEERRRGCCACICDVSGRKAPCEPLPVAEEVICSEQGESRLLLLILGDLRAVERTLALFASGRREGKPGYWTRVARHLNVAFFTIYLISVMLFISFMCKEWLN, via the exons GTACGGTGTCACCTGAGAGGGTGTGTAGTTATCAGGATGTTCTGGACCACCTGAACCTGACCAGAGGAAACGATGTGTTCACCTCCACGCGGCCCGTGCTCgaccacacacacccaaccatggTGCACCTGGATGTCTACCTATACGCTATCCTCGccgtg atTGAGAAGTCCCAGACCTTTGTTCCCTTCATCTGGATACAACTG acctGGAATAATGAGCGGATCTGGTGGGATCCTAGTCAGTTCTGTGGAATATCCAGGATCTCCGTTCCCAAAGAGATGTTGTGGATACCAGACCTCTTAATCTATGAGAT GATAGAGAAGGACGATGGCCCTCACAGCCCATACCTGTATGTGTCCCATGATGGGATCGTCTTAATAGAGGACGAAATGAAGGTGGTTAGCACCTGTAAGATGGACGTCCACAAGTTCCCCTTTGACACACAGAGATGTAACATCACATTTAGCTCCGCCATACACATCG tgACAGATATACAGCTCATTCCTTTCTCTAACTCGTCCCGGGTCACCCAGGCTTCTCGTGAAGTCATGCAAACGCAGGGAGAGTGGGAGTTCCTGGACATGACTGTCTCCAGGGGCAAACTAATCTTAGATCGCGAGTGGGACCAGATCTCATACACT ATCACCATGGCGAGGAGGCCCCTCCTCCACGTCATCAATTTCCTGCTTCCCATCCTGTTCTTTCTGTGTCTGGACCTGGCCTCCTTCCTGATCTCAGACCAGCGGGGGGAGAAACTAGGCTTTAAGGTCACCGTGCTGCTGGCCATCTCTGTTTTGCTGCTCATCCTCAATGACATACTGCCCTCCATGTCAAACAGGACCCCTCTCATAG CGACCTACTGTATAGTGATCTTTTCCTTCATGTTGCTAAGCCTGTTGGAGACCATCTTAGTGACTCACCTGATGGAGAGAGATTCCGTACACCAAGAGACAGGTATAGACCGCGCCCCCGCATATGACTGTGACAACAAACCAGACCACACCCCCTGTCACACCTGTGACTCAG aggaggagaggaggcgtgGTTGCTGTGCCTGTATCTGTGATGTGTCTGGAAGAAAAGCTCCATGTGAACCATTGCCTGTTGCAGAAGAG GTCATCTGTAGCGAGCAAGGAGAGTCTCGCCTGCTGCTGTTGATTCTGGGGGACCTACGGGCGGTTGAGCGGACATTAGCGTTGTTCGCCAGTGGCAGGAGGGAGGGGAAACCTGGCTATTGGACCAGAGTGGCACGGCACCTCAACGTCGCCTTCTTCACCATCTACCTCATCTCTGTCATGCTCTTCATTAGCTTTATGTGTAAGGAGTGGTTAAATTAG
- the LOC118389077 gene encoding 5-hydroxytryptamine receptor 3A-like isoform X4, giving the protein MLDPSITALQSVEGEYSMSVILGRKLKRLVSSGALASPMKGSPGVCFFTPKEMVKRPDQMYYLTNGTVSPERVCSYQDVLDHLNLTRGNDVFTSTRPVLDHTHPTMVHLDVYLYAILAVIEKSQTFVPFIWIQLTWNNERIWWDPSQFCGISRISVPKEMLWIPDLLIYEMIEKDDGPHSPYLYVSHDGIVLIEDEMKVVSTCKMDVHKFPFDTQRCNITFSSAIHIVTDIQLIPFSNSSRVTQASREVMQTQGEWEFLDMTVSRGKLILDREWDQISYTITMARRPLLHVINFLLPILFFLCLDLASFLISDQRGEKLGFKVTVLLAISVLLLILNDILPSMSNRTPLIATYCIVIFSFMLLSLLETILVTHLMERDSVHQETGIDRAPAYDCDNKPDHTPCHTCDSGHL; this is encoded by the exons ATGTTGGATCCGTCAATTACGGCGCTTCAGTCAGTCGAGGGAGAATACAGTATGTCAGTGATCCTAGGCAGGAAATTGAAAAGGCTTGTGAGTTCAGGTGCACTTGCAAGTCCAATGAAGGGAAGCCCTGGTGTTTGCTTTTTTACCCCCAAGGAGATGGTCAAGAGACCTGACCAGATGTATTATCTCACCAATG GTACGGTGTCACCTGAGAGGGTGTGTAGTTATCAGGATGTTCTGGACCACCTGAACCTGACCAGAGGAAACGATGTGTTCACCTCCACGCGGCCCGTGCTCgaccacacacacccaaccatggTGCACCTGGATGTCTACCTATACGCTATCCTCGccgtg atTGAGAAGTCCCAGACCTTTGTTCCCTTCATCTGGATACAACTG acctGGAATAATGAGCGGATCTGGTGGGATCCTAGTCAGTTCTGTGGAATATCCAGGATCTCCGTTCCCAAAGAGATGTTGTGGATACCAGACCTCTTAATCTATGAGAT GATAGAGAAGGACGATGGCCCTCACAGCCCATACCTGTATGTGTCCCATGATGGGATCGTCTTAATAGAGGACGAAATGAAGGTGGTTAGCACCTGTAAGATGGACGTCCACAAGTTCCCCTTTGACACACAGAGATGTAACATCACATTTAGCTCCGCCATACACATCG tgACAGATATACAGCTCATTCCTTTCTCTAACTCGTCCCGGGTCACCCAGGCTTCTCGTGAAGTCATGCAAACGCAGGGAGAGTGGGAGTTCCTGGACATGACTGTCTCCAGGGGCAAACTAATCTTAGATCGCGAGTGGGACCAGATCTCATACACT ATCACCATGGCGAGGAGGCCCCTCCTCCACGTCATCAATTTCCTGCTTCCCATCCTGTTCTTTCTGTGTCTGGACCTGGCCTCCTTCCTGATCTCAGACCAGCGGGGGGAGAAACTAGGCTTTAAGGTCACCGTGCTGCTGGCCATCTCTGTTTTGCTGCTCATCCTCAATGACATACTGCCCTCCATGTCAAACAGGACCCCTCTCATAG CGACCTACTGTATAGTGATCTTTTCCTTCATGTTGCTAAGCCTGTTGGAGACCATCTTAGTGACTCACCTGATGGAGAGAGATTCCGTACACCAAGAGACAGGTATAGACCGCGCCCCCGCATATGACTGTGACAACAAACCAGACCACACCCCCTGTCACACCTGTGACTCAG GTCATCTGTAG